The sequence ACTTTAAGTCACATAGTCTAGGACTAAAATGGCAATTATGCTACTATAACCTTGgggaaaaaacatatttaatagcatgtttttatttatatttaaaaaCTATTTTGATATACCTATGATTTTGAATGTGATTTTAAATGTATGTCAGATGTTGTGGAGAAAGACAACACATGAGGAATATGCAGAATATTCTCCCAACATCATAAGAACATCTGACATATGGTTTCCCCAAATCACTGTGTGGTGTAAATTCTGCTCTAGTGGTCTCTGTAGGGTTAACCAAAGGGTGTTGTTCTAGATGAACCTCTGACTCTTGATAAGGACCCTTAAAAAAGGCCACACCCAAACATCCCTTTTTGAGATCGTTCACCCCATGGATTTCTACATTAGTGCAGGTTATCCTCTGGACAGGGTGTCATAGATCCACCGCAGAGAGAAAAATGGAGATGCTCATAAATGACGATGCCCAGACCTACAGAGTACACAGATCCCCCAATGACAAAGATGAACCAGAAGATATCAACACAGACTTGAGCAAGAACACCAAGAAAGCTAGAAATCACAAAATCTTTGGTAATTGTGCATGCCCATTTTTATCTTGTGTCATTTgaaaatgcatgtgtgtttgtgtgtgtgtgagagagagaaagtgtgtatttTAGATAATAGAGGTATATATAGATGGATGGTGAAACTGTTATTGGATTTTATCATGTCCAGGCTTCTACAAGCTTGCAGTGGTGTTGCTTGGGCTGCTGTGTCTTCTCCTGTTGGCTGTCATCATAGGACTGTCCATCAAGACCACTGAAGCAAGACATCAGTTAGAGCTCAGTCACAATAAACAGGATAAAGAGAAACACCAGCTCCTGGCTCTTTGCAACAATTTGACTGGAGAGAAAGACCAACTACAAACAAGCTTTAACAACTTGAAAAGAGAGAAATCCCAATTACAGACTCAGTACAGTATCCTGAAGAACAAGACATCTCAGACAGAAGCCCAATACGACACTTTGGCTAAAGAAAGAGATGAACTGCAGACGTTCTTCACCGGTCACAATAAGCAGGCTGAACACAACCAGCTACAGGCTCTTTACAACAATTTGACAGCAGAGAAAGACCAACTACAAACCAGTTTCAATTATCTAAATCGAACAATGTCCCACTTACAGACTCAGTACAGTATCCTGAAGAACAAGACATCCCAGACAGAATCCCAATACGACACTTTGGCTAAAGAAAAAGATGAACTGCAGAAGTACTTCATTAAACACGGTGAGTACATATTGCTGACAAGAATCTATTTAAATGTGTGTTGTGCTATGTAATGATATTTGTGGGTAAAGATCAAAAGAGGATCTGCACATTGTGTAGACACCCCCAGAAACGTTAGTTTATAGCACCGTGTAATGAGATTTGTGTCACAGGAGGCATGAACATTTTTGAGCATAGAATGCAGACCAAAAGTCAGAGGTAGCTATGCTCTTTGTCATATCGTTGCAGCTGTGTGTCAAGACTCTGAGACTGGTAGATATAAACATTACACATACTTTGAGAGTATCTTTTGCATAGCAGTATCATTTCGCATAGCTGCTTCTCAAAGCCCTTGTGTGTTCCAAACCCTTATTGTTGTATTTTTCTCTTCAACACCTGCCTTGTAATACAAGACATTagtttaaagcagcactaaagaagaATTGCTCTTGGGCTCCATCTACAGTTAAGAAGCACCCTTGCCTGTCACCACTGTGCTGTGTGATAAATGTGCATCTTTGTATCAAACTATAAACATAGCTTGGATACACTATAGAGCCCAAATTCTTCTCCATCAAGGGACAAAAATGAATTGGGGTGGATGGCTGTGAACTAAAACTGATGTTCTTCAAGTTGTGAACCATTAAATTGAGATGTAGTATTGCACATTCAGGTAGACTGGTAGAAATAAAAAACACTACCCTCTACTGTGCTTGTCTTTGCACTGTGTTTACAGTACTCTTAGTACTTAAGCATATGGAACAATTCTATGTCTTGGAAGAAAGTTATTTGCATTAATATGAATGAATAATTACAGTTGTTCACAATTGCTTTGGTGCATTTTTACGAATCATAATGAACATTTGCACAACAGTTAgtacatttctcaaaacaattactgCAAACATAGTAGATAATCTGCAAAAGCGCGTATCTTGCTCAAAATACTAGTTTATGCCTCAAAAGCAAATATGTATGCCAATGAAATGGTCAGCGCAATCAAAATGACAGGTCATGATGCCATTGTTTATGTCAAGATtatgtctgttttgtgttgttgtcAATAGGACAGTTTACTCTGTAAGTATGTTCTAATGAACAATGTGCAGGGCAGTactattttctatttcaaaactacaaagttacacattattgtgtgtaGAGGGGGTTGATTGTAAAACAGTGGATATGTTTCAAAGTTTTTACTGTTGACAGACATTGtgactataaaaaaaaactaaggcTTTTACAGCACTGTGCAAATGAAAAATTACCAATACTGTAAAATACCCCTTGATCAGAGCTGTGCACCACTGTACATCTTTCTATACATCCTGAtgttcctgtctgtcaggtcacatgtacagtatgaccAACATGAGATTAGCCATTGAAAAGTTGCATGGATGTACGAAAGCATTGCTATTTGTTCAAAATGGGGAGAAACTGCTTCAATGGCGTGCACAAGTAATAAGATGATATGGAGTTTGAACAGTTTTGAGAATTACCATTTCTCCGATCTGAGAAATGtaccaaagcaactgagaaaaactaaaAACAGTATATAAACACAACATGCCCTATGGGACAAATTGACATTCTTCAGAACAATCTTTTTTCAGGAATGGAGACAAATGAAAACCACTTTTTTGTGTGCAACACAAAGTGTTACCATAAATTTGAAGTTGAACAcatattatcatcatcatgacCATTGATCTCAAAAAAAAATTGAGCGAACAACCCTGAGAGGGAATGGAATGCGTggacagcagtctgtagaaagTGCTCTGAATTCCTGCAAGCATCTACACACTTCAGTCTATAGCTTAGCAGCTCTATAGCAGCACTTTCCCATTTTGTTTTTGCTCGAGATTCAAATGGAATGTTGTTACAAGTGATGCAACGCTGCTCTGTGTATTGTTTGCCCTATTAAGAGTTTATGTGccataaaaaatattttggaaA comes from Alosa sapidissima isolate fAloSap1 chromosome 18, fAloSap1.pri, whole genome shotgun sequence and encodes:
- the LOC121689747 gene encoding E3 ubiquitin-protein ligase TRIM21-like gives rise to the protein MEMLINDDAQTYRVHRSPNDKDEPEDINTDLSKNTKKARNHKIFGFYKLAVVLLGLLCLLLLAVIIGLSIKTTEARHQLELSHNKQDKEKHQLLALCNNLTGEKDQLQTSFNNLKREKSQLQTQYSILKNKTSQTEAQYDTLAKERDELQTFFTGHNKQAEHNQLQALYNNLTAEKDQLQTSFNYLNRTMSHLQTQYSILKNKTSQTESQYDTLAKEKDELQKYFIKHESMMEIKKCAVDVTLDPDTAQFKLILSADGKEVNHGNTRQNVRDSPKRFGPVICVLGKQGFSSGKFYYEVQVEGKTDWTLGVARESITRKGVVSLTPGNGYWTIWLKNETEYMAKNDIPAPLFLKEKPQRVGVFVDYEAGQVSFYDADSWYHMYSYTSVPFTETLHPFFSPGNNYGGKNASPLIITPVCLTTS